Genomic segment of Dokdonella sp.:
CGCCCAGCCGCAGCGCGAGCGCACGATCCAGCAGCTCAAGGACGGCAAGCTGGACATCCTCGTCGCCACCGACGTGGCCGCGCGCGGGCTCGACGTCGAGCGCATCAGCCACGTGTTCAACTACGACATTCCCTACGACACCGAGTCGTACGTGCACCGTATTGGCCGTACCGGGCGTGCCGGACGCGAGGGCGATGCAATCCTGTTCGTCACCCCGCGCGAGCGCGGCATGCTGCGCGCGATCGAGCGCGCCACGCGCCAGCCGATCGAGCCAATGGAGCTGCCCTCGGTCGAGACCGTCAACGACCGCCGCGTGGCGCGCTTCAAGGATCGCGTCGTCGCCGCGCTCGGCGCCGGCGACCTCGGCATCTACCGCTCGATCATCGAACAGGTCGAACGCGAGCACGACGTGCCGGCGATCGAGATCGCTGCTGCCCTCGCCCGCCTCGCCCAGGGCGACAAGCCGCTGTTGCTCGATCCGCCGGTACGCGCCGAACGCCGCGAGGCCGCACCGCCGGCACGCCCGCCGCGCGAAACCCGCGATACCCGGGAAACACGCGAACCACGTGCGCGCAGGGAACGCAGCTTCGACGACGCTGGCCCGCGCACCCCGTTCGATGCCGACGCCCCGCGCAAGCCGCGTGTTCCGCGCAACGAGCATGCGCAGGCCGCGCACCGCGATCCCGAGCCGGGCATGGAAACCTTCCGCGTCGAAGTCGGCCATGCCCACGGCGTCAAGCCCGGCAACATCGTCGGCGCGATCGCCAACGAAGCCGAACTCGACAGCAAGCACATCGGCCGCATCTCGATCCGCGAGGAGCACAGCCTGATCGACCTGCCCGAAGGCATGCCGCCCGAGATCCTCGCCCATCTCAAGAAGGTCTGGGTCGCCGGCCAACGCCTACGCATCAGCCGCCTCGCCGCGCACGGCAAGGGCGACGACAACTCCCCCACCCCGCGCCACCACGATCCCGCCGCGAAAGGCCCGCGTCCACCACGCAGACCGCACCGAAAGGGCTGATGCCCACGACGCCGCGTGTCGCGGGCGGGAATCGGCAATTGCGACGGAAGCCGCCGCGCAACAGCCAATCGTTCATTCTCGAGGCAACTTCAGTCACGATGCTTCCGGGGCCAGGCGACCCCTAACCGCCCACCAGCATCACCACAATCGCATCGATCTCTGCCGACGGCCGCGGCGGAGCCGGCCTCACGCCCACAGGTGGCTCGTAGTTGTTCAGCACGATGGCGAAGGCAAGCCGCTCGCCGGCCTTGCTCATCGCGTAGCCGGCGAGCGACCAGGTGTAGGCCATGCTGCCGGTCTTGGCGTAGACGCGGCCCTTGGCCTCGGTGTTGCGCATGCGCCCGATCAGCGAGCCGTCGACACCGGCTTCGGGCAGGGCGACGCGGAAGGCCTGCGACTCGGGCGCCGTGCCCTCGTGTACGAGCAGCGTGGTCAGCGCGCGCGGGGTGACGAGGTTGCGCCGCGACAAGCCGGCACCGTCCTCGATCCGCGCGCTCTCGCGCGGGATGCCGATCGATGCAAGCCAGTTGCGCATCGTGTGCAGTGCCCGCACCTCGCTGGAACGAAAGCGTGTGGATGCCGTGCCCGCGGCGCGCTCGTCGGCGGCGTCCTGCGCACCAACCAGCAACAGCAGGTTCTGCATGTAGAGGTTCTGCGAAACCTTGAGGCCACGCTCGACGATCGCCGACACGGGCGGGGACCACACGTCGGCGACGCGATGCCATTTCGTCGTGTCGGCCACGTTGTCGCGCTGCGGCCAGTAGACACTGCGCACGCGACCGTGGAAGCGCACGTCCTGGCGCAATAGCGCGGCACGCAGTTGTTCGCCGGCAGCGAGGGCTGGATCGGGCATGGCGAGTCGGAAGGTCTGCGTGCCCGAATCGCGCGCGACCGGCCCGAAGGCGCGCAGCACGACATCGCCCGGCGCGCGGAACAGGCTGATATCGGTGACTTCGCCAGCGGCGACGGTGTGCAACTGGTTGTCGAGGTCCGGTGCGGCGAACGGCGCGTCGTAGCGCACGCGCGCACGTCCGCCGACCTTCGCCGCCGGGCTGATTTCGAGGCGCACGAGGTTGTCATCGACGCTCAGCGCCGAGGCCGGCGCACCGAACCAGGTGGTGAGGTCGGCCGCTTCCCAACCACGCCCGTACAGTGGCGCGGAAAACCATGTGGCGTCGGCGACGAGGTCACCGCCGACTTCACGCACGCCACCCTTGCGCAACTCGATGGCCAGCGAGTCGGCCCAGGACACGCGCTTGTCGAAGCCGAGCGTCGGATCGCCGTAGCCGACGAGGACGAGGTCGCCTGGCATGCTGCCGTCGCGACGCGTCGGCGCGGTGGCGAACAGGCTGGTCGGCACGCGATGGGCGGCGCCGAAGCGGGCCAGGGCGAGCGAGGCGGTGAACAGCTTGGCGGTCGAGGCCGGCGTGAACAGCTTGTCGGCGTCGCGCGCGTACAGCGTCTTGCCGCTGTCGAGCGAGACGACGTGGATGCCCCAACTCGCCGCGGCGAAGCGTGGCTGGGTGACGTGCGCTTCGATGCGCTCTGCCAGCGACGGCGCTGCCGCCGGCAGCGCCGGATCGGCACTCGCCTGCGTGCCCGCAAGCAGGCACAGGATCACGACAGGCAGTCGATGCATGCTCATGCCTTGCGCTGGCGCGCAGCGCGGCGCGCTTCGCGCAAGGCAGCCAGCTTCTCGCCGATCTTCAGTTCCAGACCGCGCTCGACGGGTCGGTAGAACTCGCGCCCGGCCAGCGCGTCCGGCAGGCATTGCTGATCGAGGGCGACGCCGCCTTCGATGTCGTGGTCGTACTGGTAGCCCTGGCCGTAGCCGAGGCCCTTCATGAGCTTCGTCGGCGCATTGCGCAGGTGCATCGGCACCTCCAGCGTGCCGTTGGCCCTGACTTCGGCGCGCGCTTCGTTGAAGGCCATATAGGCCGCGTTGCTCTTCGCCGCGATGGCGAGATAGATCGCCAACTCGGCAAACGCCAGTTCCCCCTCGGGCGAGCCGAGGCGGTCGTACGTGTTCCAGGCCTCGAGCGCGAGCGTCAATGCGCGCGGATCGGCGAGGCCGACGTCCTCGATCGCCATGCGCGTCAGGCGCCGCGCGAGGTAGGCTGGATCGACGCCGCCGTCGAGCATGCGCGTGCACCAGTACAACGCGGCATCTGGATCGGATGAGCGCACCGACTTGTGCAGGGCCGAGATCTGGTCGTAGAACTGCTCGCCTCCCTTGTCGAAGCGGCGGGTGCGGTCGGCCAGCACCTGGGCCAGCGTGGCCTCGGCGATGTGTCCGTCCTCGGCCAGTTCGGCGGCGATTTCGAGCAGGGTCAGGGCGCGGCGCACATCGCCATCGGCAGCGCCGGCGATCGTTGCCAGCACTTCGTCATCGACTTCGAGGCCGAGATCGCCGAGGCCGCGCTCGGCGTCATCGAGGGCACGCCGCAGCGCGGCGGCGATGTCTGCGGCGGAGACCGCCTCGAGCACATGCACGCGGCAGCGCGAGAGCAGCGCCGAGTTCAGCTCGAACGACGGG
This window contains:
- a CDS encoding DEAD/DEAH box helicase → MSTVPSHDARPVSSFHELALAEPLQRVLAEVGYEAPSPIQAETIPHLLAGRDVLGQAQTGTGKTAAFALPILNALDLSRTKPQALVLAPTRELAIQVAEAFQRYAAHLPGFHVLPIYGGQAYGPQLAGLRRGAHVVVGTPGRIIDHLERGSLDLSQLTTLVLDEADEMLRMGFIDDVEAVLEKTPPTRRIALFSATMPPPIRRIAQKHLREPVEVTIKAKTTTAANIRQRYWLVSGVHKLDALTRILEAEPFDAMIVFARTKQATEELAERLQARGLAAAAINGDIAQPQRERTIQQLKDGKLDILVATDVAARGLDVERISHVFNYDIPYDTESYVHRIGRTGRAGREGDAILFVTPRERGMLRAIERATRQPIEPMELPSVETVNDRRVARFKDRVVAALGAGDLGIYRSIIEQVEREHDVPAIEIAAALARLAQGDKPLLLDPPVRAERREAAPPARPPRETRDTRETREPRARRERSFDDAGPRTPFDADAPRKPRVPRNEHAQAAHRDPEPGMETFRVEVGHAHGVKPGNIVGAIANEAELDSKHIGRISIREEHSLIDLPEGMPPEILAHLKKVWVAGQRLRISRLAAHGKGDDNSPTPRHHDPAAKGPRPPRRPHRKG
- a CDS encoding replication-associated recombination protein A, encoding MAPRKTAAAASLFAESEALKPLAERMRPRTLDEIVGQSRLVGEGRSLRRAIEAGKVHSMVLWGPPGCGKTTLALLLARYADAEFRAISAVLSGLPDVRAALAEAERRFVEGRRTVLFVDEVHRFNKTQQDAFLPHIERGVILFVGATTENPSFELNSALLSRCRVHVLEAVSAADIAAALRRALDDAERGLGDLGLEVDDEVLATIAGAADGDVRRALTLLEIAAELAEDGHIAEATLAQVLADRTRRFDKGGEQFYDQISALHKSVRSSDPDAALYWCTRMLDGGVDPAYLARRLTRMAIEDVGLADPRALTLALEAWNTYDRLGSPEGELAFAELAIYLAIAAKSNAAYMAFNEARAEVRANGTLEVPMHLRNAPTKLMKGLGYGQGYQYDHDIEGGVALDQQCLPDALAGREFYRPVERGLELKIGEKLAALREARRAARQRKA
- the dacB gene encoding D-alanyl-D-alanine carboxypeptidase/D-alanyl-D-alanine-endopeptidase, coding for MHRLPVVILCLLAGTQASADPALPAAAPSLAERIEAHVTQPRFAAASWGIHVVSLDSGKTLYARDADKLFTPASTAKLFTASLALARFGAAHRVPTSLFATAPTRRDGSMPGDLVLVGYGDPTLGFDKRVSWADSLAIELRKGGVREVGGDLVADATWFSAPLYGRGWEAADLTTWFGAPASALSVDDNLVRLEISPAAKVGGRARVRYDAPFAAPDLDNQLHTVAAGEVTDISLFRAPGDVVLRAFGPVARDSGTQTFRLAMPDPALAAGEQLRAALLRQDVRFHGRVRSVYWPQRDNVADTTKWHRVADVWSPPVSAIVERGLKVSQNLYMQNLLLLVGAQDAADERAAGTASTRFRSSEVRALHTMRNWLASIGIPRESARIEDGAGLSRRNLVTPRALTTLLVHEGTAPESQAFRVALPEAGVDGSLIGRMRNTEAKGRVYAKTGSMAYTWSLAGYAMSKAGERLAFAIVLNNYEPPVGVRPAPPRPSAEIDAIVVMLVGG